The genomic region CTTAGCTGTTGTTCGCGATAAATAACCGACTCAAGCGATCCACTTGCCCGGCTAATCTCTGCACCTGCTGACTCAATATCACGACGCGCTCGTTCAGTATCGCGTTGTTCCGTTGCGTAACCTCGTACATCTTCTGCAATTCCGCG from Cryptosporangium minutisporangium harbors:
- a CDS encoding MbeD/MobD family mobilization/exclusion protein encodes the protein MYEVTQRNNAILNERVVILSQQVQRLAGQVDRLSRLFIANNS